A region of the Variovorax sp. 54 genome:
GGCGTAAATCTTTCTTCTGCGCGGTCGGGTTGAGTGCGATCGGGCCGCCGTGGTCCTGCGCCAGCAGCAGGTGCGGCAGCCGGCGCACCGGGCTGTTGTCGATGGCGCGCACCTGCCCTTCGAGCTTGCGCGTGCGGCCCTTCACGATGATCACCGCACGGCTGCCGGCCGCCAGGCGCTGGCGGTCGTGCTCGGGCACCAGCGCTTCCACGCGCCAGCGCCGCCCGTCGACCACCATCGCCATCAGTTGCGACGGCGCGACCCAGGTGCCGGACTGCAACAGCGGATCGACGTCGCGCATCGTGCCGCCGTGCGCCGCCACCAGCCGCAGGCGCAGCAGCTCGGCGTCGCGCGCGCGGCGCTCGGTGTCCCAGCGGCTGGCCTGCTGCTCGGCCAGCACCTGCTGCGCCGCCGGGCGTTCTTCCAGCCCCATGGCGCCGCGCGCCGCGCGCGTGTAGGCGCTGGACATCACGCGCGCCTTCTCGCGTTCCTCGGACTGGCCGGGCGCTTCGAGCGTGACGAGCGACTGCCCCGCCGCCACGGCCGCGCCGTCGCTCGCTTCCATCGCGGCCAGCCGTGCCGCGTAAGGTGAGAACACGGGCTGCTCGATGCCGGCCCGGATCACGCCCGGCGCCGAGATGCCGCCATGCCACGGCACCAGCAATACCGCTGCCACGAGCACCAGCAGCAGCGCCGCCACGACGCGCCGCCGTGGCTTGATCTCGCCCTGCCGCGCGTGCCACACGCGCAGCTCGGCCATCACCGGCCGCACCACGAAGACGCCCATCTCGACGATGAAAAGGAACACGCCCAGCGCCTTGAAGAACGCGTGGTACACCACGACCGCGATGCCGATGAACAGCACCAGCCGATACACCCAGGTGGCGAACGCGAACGCGATGAGGAAGCGACGAAAGCCCGGCGTCAGCGTCTCGGGCGACGGATCGTTGAAGCCCAGCAGCCAGCGCCGCAGCGCGCGCTTGGCCTGCTGGCCGGCGCGCTCGTGCAGGCCCGGAAAATCCAGCGCGTCGGTCAGCATGTAGTAGCCGTCGAAGCGCATGAAGGGGCTGGCGTTCACCGCGAGCGTGAGCACCCAAGCCGTGGTCGCCAGAAAGAACAGCGCATTGCGCAGGTCGCCGTCGGGCATGAAGGCCCACAGCAAAGTCGACCAAGCGGCCAGCACCAGCTCGGCGCAGATGCCCGCCGACGCAATGGCCAGGCGATGCCGCGAGCGCGCCAGCTTCCAGCTTTCGCCGGTGTCGGTGTAGGCCATCGGCCACATCACCAGCAGCGCGACGCCCATGTGCCCCACCCGCACGCCGTGGCGCGTGGACATGAGTGCGTGCCCCATCTCGTGCAGCAGCTTCGACACCACGATCGCGCCAGCAAAACCCAGCACGCCCTCCCAGCTGATGGCGCCGTGCAGGTGGGCCGCCACCGTGTCCCACTGCCGCGCGGCCAGCAGCACGCCGACGCCGGCTGCGAGCACGGTGAGCACCACGAACCAGCGGCTGTAGAGCCACTCGACCCAGGGCAGCATCTTCTCGAGCAGACGCGCCGGCCGCACCAGCGGAATGCGCACGAACAGGTAGTTGTTGAGCAGCCAGCGCCACGCGGGCGTCGGCGGCTTGCGGCGCACGGTGCGCAGCAGCTGGTGCTGTTCGAGAAAGGCCTGGAAGCGCACCACGTCGTCGGCGTCGGGTGCCAGCGTGGTGTCGCGCGCGATCTCCTGCGCAATGCGCTCGGCATCGGCCATCGGCCAGCGCAGCAGGATCTCGAACTCGAGCCAGCCGATGCGAAAGAACAGGTTGCGCACCGGGTCGCTGATGTGCCAGGCCGGCGAGCCGTCGCGGTTGGCGCCGGTCGGGTGGATCTGCAGTTCCTCGCGCAGCGCCGGCCAGGGCGGTGGCGATGCAGCCCCGCCTCCGCCCGCCGCCGGGCCACGGCCCGCGACTGCGGTGCCGCTCAGCATCCGCACCACTCCCGCGCCGCCGCGAACGGCCGGCGCAACAGCAGGTAGCCGAGCACGGTCCAGTTCCCCGACACGCGCGCCGTGCCGCGCAGGCCGATGCGCGCCACGCTCGACGGCTCGCTCAGGTGACCGCGCAGCTGGTAGCTGGCCACGCCGTTGGGCGCTTCGACCGCCTGGTAGCCGGCGTAGTCGAGCTGCGCCGACACCGGATCGAGCGGCGCCACGCGCAGGAACAAGGTCATGGGCGCGCCGGGCGTGAGGTTGACCGCCTCGCTCACCGGCGCCCAGGCCTGCACGCCGAGCGCGGCCGGGTCGGCCAGCAACCCGACACGCTCGCCGGTCTGCACCGGACGGCCGGCCCAGTCATCGGGGTCGGAATAGACGAACACGCCCTTGGCCGGCGCCTTGATCTGCAGCTGCGCCACTTCGCGCTGCAGCGCATTCACCTCCACCTCGCGCTCGCGCAGCTTGCCTTCGGCCAGACTCAGCTCGGCCTTGGCCGACTGCGACTCGATGGCCCGCTGCGAGGCCTGGTGCAGTTCCAGCCGCGCGGTCGACAGCGCTGCGCGCGCCACCGACAGGCGGTTGTCCAGCGTGGTGTCGTCGAGCTCGGCGATGGTCTGGTCGGCCTCGACCGGCGTGTTGGGCGGCACGGTCATGCGGCGGATCACGCCGTCCCGCGGCGAGGCGATCACCTGGCTGCGCGTGGAGATCACCTCGGCCTGCAGCAGCGCGTACTCGCGCACCGGCACCAGCAACGCGAGCGGCAGCAGCGCCAGCGCCCAGCGCAGCGGCTTGCGCGCCCACAGCTCGCGCAGCATGGTGCCGAACGAGCGGCGCCGCCCGGTCAGTGCCCACCATGCATGGCCGTACATCGCGGCGGCCTGCAGCAGCAAGAACTCGGGCGCCTTGGCATCGAACTCGGTGGGCCACGGCGCCTCGCGCGCGAGGAACAGCGCGGCGCGTGCGCGGCCTTCGGGGTCGGTCATGGGCAGCACCCACACCTGGTCGGGCAGCCAGTCGGCCCACGACGCAGCGAGCGCGGGCGGCAGCATGCCGGGCGACAGCGCCAGCACGCGCGCGGCGGCGGGCAGCTCGTCCAGCCGCGGCTTCAGGTGGTCGGCCACCGACGCCAGCCACA
Encoded here:
- a CDS encoding HlyD family efflux transporter periplasmic adaptor subunit, translating into MLSGTAVAGRGPAAGGGGAASPPPWPALREELQIHPTGANRDGSPAWHISDPVRNLFFRIGWLEFEILLRWPMADAERIAQEIARDTTLAPDADDVVRFQAFLEQHQLLRTVRRKPPTPAWRWLLNNYLFVRIPLVRPARLLEKMLPWVEWLYSRWFVVLTVLAAGVGVLLAARQWDTVAAHLHGAISWEGVLGFAGAIVVSKLLHEMGHALMSTRHGVRVGHMGVALLVMWPMAYTDTGESWKLARSRHRLAIASAGICAELVLAAWSTLLWAFMPDGDLRNALFFLATTAWVLTLAVNASPFMRFDGYYMLTDALDFPGLHERAGQQAKRALRRWLLGFNDPSPETLTPGFRRFLIAFAFATWVYRLVLFIGIAVVVYHAFFKALGVFLFIVEMGVFVVRPVMAELRVWHARQGEIKPRRRVVAALLLVLVAAVLLVPWHGGISAPGVIRAGIEQPVFSPYAARLAAMEASDGAAVAAGQSLVTLEAPGQSEEREKARVMSSAYTRAARGAMGLEERPAAQQVLAEQQASRWDTERRARDAELLRLRLVAAHGGTMRDVDPLLQSGTWVAPSQLMAMVVDGRRWRVEALVPEHDRQRLAAGSRAVIIVKGRTRKLEGQVRAIDNSPVRRLPHLLLAQDHGGPIALNPTAQKKDLRPAEAWFRVTVEGEDDTPVDGVREVRAHFEGTRESLARRWINAATSVLIEQSGF
- a CDS encoding efflux RND transporter periplasmic adaptor subunit, coding for MTDLAFHALAAKVRAAQRPADLAFLICNETHAIAPYRQAALVGFFGARRTRLVAHSGLADVESDSPYALWLASVADHLKPRLDELPAAARVLALSPGMLPPALAASWADWLPDQVWVLPMTDPEGRARAALFLAREAPWPTEFDAKAPEFLLLQAAAMYGHAWWALTGRRRSFGTMLRELWARKPLRWALALLPLALLVPVREYALLQAEVISTRSQVIASPRDGVIRRMTVPPNTPVEADQTIAELDDTTLDNRLSVARAALSTARLELHQASQRAIESQSAKAELSLAEGKLREREVEVNALQREVAQLQIKAPAKGVFVYSDPDDWAGRPVQTGERVGLLADPAALGVQAWAPVSEAVNLTPGAPMTLFLRVAPLDPVSAQLDYAGYQAVEAPNGVASYQLRGHLSEPSSVARIGLRGTARVSGNWTVLGYLLLRRPFAAAREWCGC